GCGTAACCTGGTTCATGCATCTGACTCGCTGGAAAATGCTCAAAAAGAAATATATCATTTTTTCAAAAAGGAAGAGATTTTAGAGTATAACGAAAATGACTGGAAATCCTGACTCCGGTAATAAAAACATTTTGGTTTTAAACTGCGGTTCTTCTTCCGTCAAATATATGTTATTTGACTTATCTCTTAGAAGACTTGCAAAGGGTAACGTAGAACGGATCGGCTCAGCTGAAGCATTTATAATAACTGATACGAAAGAAATGTGCAATATTCCGGATCATAAAACCGCTATCGAATTAGTCCTTGACAGGCTTTTCAAAAATGTAATCAAAGAAAAAGACGACATAATTGCCATAGGGCACAGAGTAGTTCATGGCGGTGAAAAAATGACTCAGCCTTCTGTTGTGAATGAAGAAGTTAAATTGGAAATAAAAAAATGTTTTAACCTGGCTCCTTTACATAACCCTCATAATTTAACAGGAATTCTCGCTATAGAGCAACTGCTTCCCGGGATACCAAATATAGCGGTTTTTGACACAGCTTTTTACAAATCTATTCCTGCTCATGCATACTTGTATGCCCTGCCTTACTATTTGTACAAAAAACACAGCATCCGCAGATATGGGTTTCATGGTATTTCCCATCAATTTGTTGCAGAAAAAACCGCTGAAATTCTAAAAAAACCTTTAAGCGAACTAAAAATAATTACCTGCCACTTAGGAAACGGTTGCAGTATAACAGCCACAAAAAATGGTACCCCAGTTGATACATCCATGGGTTTTACCCCGCTTGAAGGGCTTATCATGGGGACCCGTTGCGGGGATCTGGACCCATCTATAGTAACCTATATAGCTACCACCGAAGGAATGACCATGAATGATGTAAACAAACTAATGAACAGTCAAAGCGGGCTTTATGGGATATCGGGGATATCAAATGACATGCGCACTTTAATTGAAGAATCGGAAAAAAACAATGAAAGAGCCACAATTGCGATCGATATGTTCTGTTACCGAATAAAAAAATACATAGGCTCTTACAATGCTGTTCTTGACGGAGCGGATGCAATTGTTTTTACAGCGGGCATTGGAGAAAATTCGCCTATAATCAGGGAAAAATCCGTCGAAAATCTATCCAATCTCGGTATTGAAATTGATAAG
The sequence above is drawn from the Elusimicrobiota bacterium genome and encodes:
- a CDS encoding acetate kinase — protein: MTGNPDSGNKNILVLNCGSSSVKYMLFDLSLRRLAKGNVERIGSAEAFIITDTKEMCNIPDHKTAIELVLDRLFKNVIKEKDDIIAIGHRVVHGGEKMTQPSVVNEEVKLEIKKCFNLAPLHNPHNLTGILAIEQLLPGIPNIAVFDTAFYKSIPAHAYLYALPYYLYKKHSIRRYGFHGISHQFVAEKTAEILKKPLSELKIITCHLGNGCSITATKNGTPVDTSMGFTPLEGLIMGTRCGDLDPSIVTYIATTEGMTMNDVNKLMNSQSGLYGISGISNDMRTLIEESEKNNERATIAIDMFCYRIKKYIGSYNAVLDGADAIVFTAGIGENSPIIREKSVENLSNLGIEIDKELNKSTKQGIISNKNSAIKVLVLPTNEELMIAKQVLTLTKKK